One window of Williamwhitmania sp. genomic DNA carries:
- a CDS encoding carboxymuconolactone decarboxylase family protein, translating into MSKTIKEFREYREMMNERLLAADNLVIKRIFNLDTNTYVDGALSAKTKEMLGLATSMVLRCDDCVKYHLEQCFTLGVTKPEIMEIFAVANLVGGTIVIPHTRRALEYWDDLEQQES; encoded by the coding sequence ATGAGTAAAACGATAAAGGAATTCCGAGAATATCGAGAGATGATGAACGAAAGGCTTCTCGCTGCCGACAATCTCGTAATAAAAAGAATCTTCAATCTCGACACCAACACATACGTCGATGGAGCCCTTAGCGCTAAGACTAAAGAGATGCTTGGGCTGGCAACATCCATGGTGCTTCGGTGTGACGATTGCGTAAAGTATCATCTGGAACAGTGCTTTACGCTTGGAGTTACCAAACCGGAAATCATGGAGATTTTTGCGGTAGCCAACCTAGTTGGCGGTACAATCGTAATTCCGCACACGCGCAGGGCCTTGGAATATTGGGACGATTTGGAACAGCAGGAAAGTTAA